One Bacillota bacterium DNA segment encodes these proteins:
- the atpH gene encoding ATP synthase F1 subunit delta — protein sequence MSLVCRQYAKAFFDLAKQENALETYKDELTAVTDIYKSEKTFQNFILDPKISKNYKKNLIRVFQSNIGTNTLNFLMLLLDKNRIKYLPEIFEEFIKIFDKEKNILSITITSAIPLDQKYVDLVSEKYKKLYNSADVKVTLVNDKTLLGGIKVAIGDKLYDASLKESLRRLRSSMSM from the coding sequence ATGTCGCTTGTTTGCCGTCAGTATGCAAAGGCATTTTTCGACTTAGCTAAGCAGGAAAATGCTTTGGAAACATATAAAGACGAGTTGACTGCCGTTACCGATATTTATAAATCTGAAAAAACGTTTCAGAACTTTATATTAGACCCCAAAATAAGCAAAAATTATAAAAAGAACCTGATAAGAGTCTTTCAAAGTAATATAGGTACAAATACTTTAAATTTTCTGATGTTATTGCTCGACAAAAACCGTATAAAATATTTGCCGGAGATATTTGAAGAGTTTATAAAAATTTTCGATAAAGAAAAGAACATACTGAGTATCACCATAACATCAGCAATCCCGTTAGACCAGAAGTATGTCGATTTAGTAAGTGAAAAGTACAAAAAGCTTTATAACTCTGCTGATGTAAAAGTAACCTTGGTAAACGATAAAACATTGCTAGGCGGTATTAAGGTCGCAATTGGCGATAAACTTTATGATGCCAGCTTAAAAGAAAGTTTACGAAGATTAAGATCATCAATGAGTATGTAG
- the atpF gene encoding F0F1 ATP synthase subunit B: MLESLNAYNFILVALNLIILYVVLRKILFKPVTSFMEKRTQSIRDSIEEAQKQEAEANDLKLKYENQLSDAKLVGEKIIADATEKSNRISDEIIAKANQEASFIMQKAREEIEHEREQMLKEVYNQVVDLTIGAASKVIESDVDSAKNLKIIKKFLGEEGAA; the protein is encoded by the coding sequence ATGTTGGAAAGTTTGAATGCGTATAATTTTATCTTGGTAGCACTAAATTTAATCATTCTTTATGTTGTATTAAGAAAAATTTTGTTTAAGCCCGTCACCAGTTTTATGGAAAAACGTACTCAATCTATTAGAGATTCCATAGAAGAAGCACAAAAACAAGAGGCTGAGGCAAATGATCTTAAACTTAAATATGAAAATCAATTAAGTGATGCTAAACTTGTCGGTGAAAAAATTATTGCGGATGCAACTGAAAAGAGTAATCGAATTTCTGATGAGATTATTGCAAAAGCAAATCAAGAAGCAAGTTTTATTATGCAGAAAGCAAGAGAAGAAATAGAGCATGAGCGTGAGCAAATGCTGAAAGAAGTTTATAATCAGGTTGTAGATCTTACAATCGGCGCCGCTTCAAAAGTGATTGAATCGGACGTGGACTCAGCCAAGAATTTGAAAATTATTAAAAAATTTTTGGGTGAAGAAGGTGCCGCATAA